One candidate division WOR-3 bacterium genomic region harbors:
- a CDS encoding CoB--CoM heterodisulfide reductase iron-sulfur subunit B family protein: MPRQEILEKTKLSDRMFLFQPCVGSNKYPGLITASIEFFRKLGIELVTSDDQTCCGGFLTFTNVAQPTSTMPAVARNIAVAEEMGLDILTLCNGCHTFLTEFSHFMNDRPPVKNVVNVILSMIGREYKGNQDIYHSLEIIYKLKERIRANVTRPLNGMKFATHYGCHYLNGFKKTALDDPHMPTIMEELIEAMGGEIAEYGENRTCCGTGLTQIIINKEELSLPHTKMKLDNLNAAEPDAVVVVCPYCLAQIDRMQQKLNYRRSGKYRVPVIHLVQLIGLALGVDIVKLGFDAHAISFKDFLKKFDSIHAKAEVHNG; encoded by the coding sequence ATGCCACGCCAGGAAATATTAGAGAAAACAAAATTGTCAGACAGGATGTTTCTGTTCCAACCATGCGTCGGGAGTAACAAATACCCCGGCTTGATCACCGCATCGATCGAATTCTTCCGCAAGCTCGGGATCGAACTCGTGACCAGTGATGATCAAACATGCTGTGGAGGTTTCCTGACCTTCACCAATGTTGCCCAGCCGACGAGCACAATGCCCGCAGTGGCGCGTAATATCGCGGTGGCCGAGGAAATGGGTTTGGATATTCTTACGCTGTGCAATGGATGTCATACATTCCTGACTGAATTTTCACATTTTATGAATGACCGTCCACCCGTGAAAAACGTGGTCAATGTGATATTATCCATGATCGGCCGCGAGTACAAGGGTAATCAGGACATATACCATTCGCTGGAGATAATCTACAAGCTGAAGGAGCGTATCCGGGCAAACGTGACCCGGCCGCTCAATGGTATGAAATTCGCCACTCATTACGGATGCCACTACTTGAACGGCTTCAAGAAAACCGCTTTAGATGATCCTCACATGCCGACGATCATGGAAGAACTTATCGAGGCTATGGGCGGTGAGATCGCGGAGTACGGCGAGAACAGGACTTGCTGCGGCACGGGTTTGACACAGATCATCATCAACAAGGAGGAATTGTCGCTGCCGCATACGAAGATGAAACTGGACAATCTGAACGCGGCTGAGCCGGACGCAGTAGTTGTCGTCTGTCCGTACTGTCTTGCCCAGATCGACAGGATGCAGCAGAAATTGAACTACCGCCGATCGGGCAAGTACCGGGTACCGGTCATTCATCTGGTTCAACTCATCGGACTGGCACTCGGAGTCGATATCGTGAAACTTGGTTTTGATGCGCACGCGATCAGCTTCAAAGATTTCTTGAAGAAATTCGATTCGATCCACGCGAAAGCAGAGGTGCATAATGGCTAA
- a CDS encoding CoB--CoM heterodisulfide reductase iron-sulfur subunit A family protein has protein sequence MAKVGVFVCHCGVNIAAKVDVKKVVDTLKDMPEVGFAQEYKFMCSSPGQELIRKAIKDNNINRVVVAACSPRMHLPTFQKALASEGLNPYLVSMANIREQCSWVTDDPAEATQKAIDLVARQIKRVVHQDPLDEIYVPMTKTALVIGGGIAGIQAALDIADGNRKVILVEKSPSIGGRMAQLDETFPTLDCSQCILTPKMVEAAQHPNIEIRVNSEVKKVDGYVGNFEVTIEKKATYVDAQKCIGCGICQEKCPVKTVPDDFNAGLNTRAAIAIPFPQAVPAIPVIEADYCKKLIENKCGVCAKICPAEAVVYDDTPKQETVNVGAIVVATGYREMDPAVYTEYGGMKYPDVITGMQFERLISSTGPTGGELKRPSDGKIPKTVVFVQCVGSRDESKAHAYCSGICCMYTAKHTMLYKHHVPDGQAYVSYIDVRAPGKTYEEFVRRAIEEEDVRYLRGRVAKIRRLQNGQYRVYTEDTLVGRAVHIDADMVVLASAVEPQKDAVGLAQILGIACDADGFYTEAHPKLKPIETASAGVFLAGACQGPKDIPASVQQGSAAASKVLALFAKDTMVKSPQIAAVDPTACTGCLTCSYVCHYSAIEEKEFGKRRVAEIIPGKCQGCGACVATCKGKAITLAGFSDDEIYEEIVSCR, from the coding sequence ATGGCTAAGGTTGGTGTATTCGTATGTCATTGCGGGGTAAACATCGCGGCCAAGGTGGATGTGAAGAAGGTCGTCGACACGCTGAAAGATATGCCTGAGGTCGGCTTCGCTCAAGAATACAAATTCATGTGCTCTTCACCCGGGCAAGAACTTATCAGAAAAGCGATCAAGGATAACAACATTAACCGTGTAGTCGTTGCTGCCTGTTCACCGCGCATGCATCTACCAACTTTCCAGAAAGCACTGGCGAGCGAAGGATTGAACCCGTATCTCGTCTCCATGGCGAATATCCGCGAACAGTGCAGCTGGGTGACCGATGATCCGGCTGAGGCTACGCAGAAAGCGATCGACCTTGTAGCACGGCAGATAAAGCGGGTTGTGCACCAGGACCCCCTGGATGAGATTTACGTGCCCATGACCAAGACCGCTCTGGTCATCGGCGGGGGTATTGCCGGCATCCAGGCGGCGCTCGATATCGCGGACGGTAATCGCAAGGTAATTCTCGTGGAGAAGAGCCCGAGCATTGGCGGCCGCATGGCACAGCTTGACGAGACTTTTCCGACACTGGACTGCAGTCAGTGTATTCTGACCCCGAAGATGGTCGAGGCAGCACAGCATCCGAACATCGAGATCCGGGTCAATTCAGAAGTGAAAAAAGTTGATGGTTACGTAGGCAACTTTGAAGTTACCATTGAGAAAAAAGCGACGTATGTCGACGCGCAAAAGTGTATTGGTTGCGGAATTTGCCAGGAGAAGTGTCCGGTCAAGACAGTGCCGGATGACTTCAATGCCGGGCTGAACACGCGCGCCGCCATCGCCATTCCTTTCCCTCAGGCAGTACCTGCGATCCCAGTTATTGAAGCAGATTACTGCAAGAAACTGATTGAGAACAAGTGCGGTGTGTGTGCGAAAATATGCCCGGCCGAAGCAGTAGTTTATGATGACACTCCCAAACAGGAGACGGTGAATGTTGGTGCCATTGTTGTCGCCACCGGATACAGGGAAATGGACCCGGCAGTATACACAGAATACGGGGGCATGAAGTATCCCGACGTCATTACTGGCATGCAGTTCGAACGTCTCATTTCGTCGACCGGTCCGACCGGTGGCGAGTTGAAACGACCGAGCGACGGTAAGATACCCAAGACCGTGGTTTTCGTTCAGTGCGTGGGCAGCCGTGATGAATCAAAAGCACATGCTTATTGCAGTGGTATATGTTGTATGTATACGGCCAAGCACACGATGCTATACAAACACCACGTACCTGACGGCCAGGCGTACGTGAGTTACATCGACGTGCGGGCGCCGGGAAAGACCTACGAAGAGTTCGTCAGAAGGGCGATCGAAGAGGAAGATGTGAGATATCTACGTGGTCGTGTGGCGAAGATCCGTCGTCTGCAGAACGGGCAGTATCGTGTCTACACCGAAGATACGCTGGTCGGAAGAGCCGTGCATATCGACGCGGACATGGTCGTTCTTGCGAGCGCGGTAGAACCTCAGAAAGACGCGGTGGGATTGGCTCAGATCCTTGGTATCGCCTGCGATGCGGATGGTTTCTACACCGAAGCACATCCAAAATTGAAGCCCATCGAAACTGCGAGTGCTGGTGTTTTCCTTGCTGGCGCATGTCAGGGTCCGAAGGACATACCGGCGAGCGTCCAGCAGGGCAGCGCGGCAGCCAGCAAAGTTCTCGCTTTATTTGCCAAGGACACAATGGTCAAGTCGCCCCAGATCGCTGCCGTTGACCCGACTGCCTGTACCGGTTGCCTTACCTGCTCGTATGTCTGCCACTACTCGGCGATCGAGGAAAAAGAGTTTGGCAAACGGCGCGTTGCCGAGATCATTCCCGGCAAGTGTCAGGGGTGCGGTGCATGCGTGGCAACGTGCAAAGGAAAGGCGATTACGCTAGCCGGATTCAGCGACGATGAGATCTACGAGGAGATCGTATCATGCAGATAG
- a CDS encoding hydrogenase iron-sulfur subunit — MQIEKEPKILAILCKWCSYAGADLAGTSRFAYPANVRIVQVPCSGRVDPIMIFKAFVEGYDGVMVSGCHPGDCHYTTGNYHARRRIAVARRLLEFVGVHPDRMHFTWISAAEGKKFAEVCSRFTDKLKNLSGTEKTLARKELAT, encoded by the coding sequence ATGCAGATAGAAAAAGAACCAAAAATCCTGGCAATCTTGTGCAAATGGTGCAGCTACGCAGGAGCCGATCTGGCAGGCACGAGCCGTTTCGCCTACCCGGCAAATGTCAGGATCGTCCAGGTTCCGTGTTCGGGCAGGGTCGATCCGATAATGATATTCAAGGCATTTGTTGAAGGCTACGATGGCGTTATGGTGAGTGGTTGCCATCCGGGCGATTGCCACTACACTACGGGGAATTATCACGCGCGTCGCAGGATAGCGGTTGCCCGTCGGTTGCTTGAGTTTGTGGGCGTGCATCCTGACCGCATGCATTTTACCTGGATCTCCGCGGCCGAAGGCAAGAAATTCGCCGAGGTTTGTTCCCGTTTCACGGATAAACTAAAGAACCTGTCCGGAACCGAAAAGACACTCGCGCGGAAGGAGCTCGCGACATGA
- a CDS encoding 4Fe-4S dicluster domain-containing protein: MNEMRNKIEELFKNGEIDAVLGYREDPATGEVKAAVFKKDEALDDMVFDGRCVQNLVNYLPTLVARYRKVGIVLKGCDGRSLVTQLVEHRINKNQIVALGVGCEGVKLDGKEADKCDDCATSMSPIADYEFGEKKHKKEPAFSKVEEIEKMSPAERWKFFADYFARCERCYACRQICPSCYCEICVADQQEPKWIEPSAKLSANTMWHLIRAYHLAGRCADCGECERVCPQEIPMRLLNNALEKAVHELFDVRPGTVPDEIPPLVVLSKEDPDTILEGKNE, encoded by the coding sequence ATGAACGAGATGAGAAACAAGATCGAGGAACTTTTCAAGAACGGAGAGATCGATGCAGTGCTCGGTTATCGCGAGGATCCAGCAACCGGTGAAGTTAAGGCGGCTGTCTTCAAGAAGGATGAAGCACTCGATGATATGGTCTTCGACGGAAGATGTGTGCAGAATTTGGTTAATTACTTGCCCACCCTTGTAGCACGATACAGGAAAGTCGGTATCGTATTGAAAGGGTGTGACGGGCGTTCACTGGTAACCCAACTGGTTGAGCACCGTATAAACAAAAACCAGATAGTCGCGCTTGGCGTTGGGTGCGAAGGCGTGAAGTTAGATGGTAAAGAAGCGGACAAGTGTGATGATTGCGCTACCAGCATGTCGCCGATCGCCGATTATGAATTCGGCGAGAAAAAGCACAAGAAAGAACCGGCGTTTTCGAAGGTTGAAGAAATAGAGAAGATGTCGCCGGCTGAACGCTGGAAATTCTTCGCTGATTATTTCGCAAGATGCGAACGTTGTTACGCGTGCCGGCAGATCTGTCCTTCCTGCTATTGTGAGATCTGCGTTGCAGACCAGCAGGAACCAAAGTGGATTGAACCCTCGGCAAAACTCTCGGCCAATACCATGTGGCATCTGATCAGAGCATATCATCTGGCCGGACGCTGTGCGGATTGCGGAGAGTGTGAGCGTGTATGCCCGCAGGAGATCCCGATGAGACTTCTGAATAACGCACTGGAAAAAGCCGTCCATGAATTATTCGACGTCCGTCCCGGGACGGTGCCCGATGAGATTCCACCACTTGTCGTGTTGAGCAAGGAAGACCCGGATACGATTCTGGAGGGCAAAAATGAATAA
- a CDS encoding 4Fe-4S dicluster domain-containing protein yields the protein MNKWHKMKRTDLQKFVSRLAEKWEVWVPYRADGKWEFGIYDAMKDLDFPESIIHVSLKSLFFPKRRPVAKYEEDSKWSLQAVVPEDRPRIVIGLHPCDVAGIEYMDKVFLKSEHKDAMYEAERERTMLIGMICSEMEDNCHCTDRGLAPDSTRGMDVAFVEADDHYLFKSMTDRGKQVMQSEYLKEVDEKPEKKEWPAGKYAIASPEEFMEMYDDKIWHELSDICLTCGICTYACPTCVCFLVTDEKFKGKGERVTVWDSCQLQSYSRMAGGHNTRKTPASRVRNRTLDKFAYSHLRYGQISCTGCGRCVMVCPLKRSFPQLGARLSERIEEKKKGKAKAGTRSKEA from the coding sequence ATGAATAAGTGGCATAAGATGAAGCGAACCGATCTGCAGAAATTCGTCTCCCGGCTTGCGGAAAAGTGGGAGGTATGGGTGCCTTACCGCGCAGACGGCAAGTGGGAATTCGGCATTTACGATGCCATGAAGGATCTGGATTTTCCGGAGAGTATAATACACGTTTCGCTGAAGAGCCTGTTCTTCCCCAAGCGGCGTCCCGTAGCCAAATACGAAGAGGATAGCAAGTGGTCTCTGCAGGCTGTCGTTCCGGAAGACAGACCGCGTATCGTCATTGGTCTGCATCCTTGTGATGTTGCCGGCATCGAATACATGGACAAGGTTTTCTTGAAATCCGAACATAAGGATGCGATGTACGAAGCGGAACGAGAACGTACTATGTTGATCGGTATGATCTGCAGCGAGATGGAAGATAATTGCCATTGTACGGACCGGGGACTGGCCCCGGATTCTACGCGTGGTATGGATGTCGCTTTCGTAGAGGCAGATGACCACTATCTATTCAAAAGCATGACCGACAGGGGAAAACAGGTTATGCAATCCGAATATCTGAAGGAAGTTGATGAGAAGCCGGAGAAAAAAGAGTGGCCGGCCGGCAAATACGCAATTGCATCTCCTGAAGAATTCATGGAGATGTACGATGACAAGATCTGGCATGAACTGTCGGATATATGTTTGACTTGCGGTATTTGCACCTACGCATGTCCGACCTGTGTCTGCTTTCTGGTGACCGATGAAAAGTTTAAAGGTAAGGGTGAGCGCGTAACGGTCTGGGACAGCTGTCAACTGCAATCTTATTCGAGAATGGCGGGCGGACATAATACGAGGAAAACACCTGCGAGCCGGGTGCGTAACCGGACCCTTGATAAGTTCGCCTACAGTCATCTAAGGTACGGTCAGATCTCGTGTACTGGCTGCGGTCGGTGTGTAATGGTCTGTCCATTGAAGAGAAGTTTTCCCCAGCTCGGCGCCCGTCTTTCAGAAAGAATAGAGGAAAAGAAAAAGGGTAAAGCCAAAGCCGGTACGCGGTCAAAGGAGGCTTGA